The genome window NNNNNNNNNNNNNNNNNNNNNNNNNNNNNNNNNNNNNNNNNNNNNNNNNNNNNNNNNNNNatatatatatatatatatatatatatatatatatatatatatatatatatatatatatatatatatatatatatatatatatatatatatatatatatatatatatatatatatatatatatatatatatatatgatcgcgttcaAGTGAGAACACTCGCCTAGGAGAGAATTGAGAACGCTTtgcagcgcgccacgtgtccagatgtagttgcacctaaggttataactaggtgcacttaggtgtatgaatgttaacaaggtaaattacttgcacttgtaagtgaaaataggtgcacaagtgcaagtaaaattgtGTGTTGATCTCAATCAAGGCAATAATTGAATCTGAACAGTATATTGGCTTAAGTGGGAGGGAGCTTGTTTTGCAGCATTGCATCCAATTTGTGTTTCAAAATATGTAACTTGCTGATAGATGGGTGTATCCTAGTACAAGTGTCTGATCTGTTGGGTACTCTGTATCATGTGCAATAGTATTTGGGAAATAAAGTGTACAACCTCCATCAGTACCAtcatctttattttttcatttctttcctACTAAAATGTTTTATCTAGtgcttcagtttttcttttttacttgatGTTAGCATTGAAGCACAAAAATTTATCATTGACATGTAATAATAGGTCATTAGGGTTTTGGCAAAACTCTAACTAGTTCCTACGATGCTCCAGCTACTAAACTCGGCAGTCGCCGGTCTGCTTTTGAAGAAGGCAACCAGCTGGTCACTTTTGCTAGAACCCTAatgacctgttattataggtcaatGACCAGTTTCTGGGTTTCAATGTtcgaaaaatgaaaataacatgttaatgagcttaattataacttttaaaaatttagaggTCTGACTGACTTCTCATATAAAGTTAGGGACTTATTTGACGCTTGccctatatattttaaattttatacttataattatataataaaaagggCCCTGTTTCTTGGCTAGCAAAGGCTTGGTTAGGCGGAAAACCAAAAATGATAGGCAGAAGGCTCTACCAATTGTCGCCGCTTCCGTCCATCTTCAGAATAGCCACAACGCAAGGATTCTCCAATGCAGGCAACCCGTTTCGTAATGGCTCAGCTTTCTCCCATCTCCTTCAAGCCCAAGGTTTGCGGCTTCTTTCTGAGCGCGGATTACCTGTTTGTCAATTTTCCTCAcagaaaaaattgaaactttttaCTCTCTGAATAGCTGCAGTTTCTATATCGTTGCTTCAACTGTGtattaattgaaaatgaaaGCGTTTAGATTCTCACAGCATAACTGATGAAGGAGAAATATAACCTGAATTCAGCTACTCTTGGGCAAGGCTTTTGAGGGCTTAGGATTAGTCCTGCCCTAAGCCAGAAACTAATGTAtcaaatagatatatatatgtagccTGAACTTTTTAAGTAATGCTTTATCCATTTGTTTATTTCTTGCAGCAGCGCGATCATATGCTCGCAGTAGACATTACTATGATCTATTTAAGGGTCGTGTACCTGGAGCCAAGGAATTCAGGAAAACTTGGGCTAAAGAAATGGAAGATGAGGATAACTGTTTATGGACTGGAAGTGAGGGTGAGAGTGAGCCTGAAAATGAGCCAAGTTCTTTGAAGAAGGAAATCAGAAAGGCCAAACAACGAGCTATAGAGCACTCAGATTGCATTGATGCAGACGACAGTGATGAGCTAAGAAGTGTGTGGTCTGGTAGTGATGAAGAGAAGACGCTGTGGACCGGTAGTGaaggagatgatgatgatgacattCCTACAGAAGCTTATCCAAACGAGAAGAGTGATGAATATATAGATAAACTGTTTGAGTTTGATGAAAAGCCAAAGTATAGAACACTCTCTGAGGCTTTAAAAGATGAGGAGGAGCCAGAAGAGTTATCGCCTGGAAAGCAAGCTAGGAAACTTGCAGTTGAAAATGCCCTTAAGAAATTGAAGAAGGGGCCTGATGGTAGATACATTAATGTGTGGGAGGTCATGAGTGATCTGGACATTCTAATAGGGGCTTTTGAGAACATCATTTCAGGGCCAGAATATGCTGAACTCAGGCAGGGGGGACCTAGGAAGTTGAATATGCAGTTTTTTAAGGACATTCAAGCTCGTATGAGAGATCCAAACTATAAGTTCTCTCCTGAACTGAAGTTAAAACCGAAGAGCAAAGTGGTCCCGAGAAAGAAGTGGCAGAAGGTAGAATCTAGACGTAGGAAAGCCCGGAAGCGCTAGCTATGTTGTAGTCTTTTCTTGGCATCCAAACTTTTGTATGTATGAATGTCCTATCATTGTCTTTGATCATTCCATTTTTAACAAGCATGCATTGATTATCTTTGTCTAGAAGAAATTCCTTGAACATTAACACTGATTCTATATCTCTTTAAGGTGACTGAAGAAATGGAGATGGCATTTGTAGAATTTAATGCAGAAAAGAGTTTCAGCATTAATTTGAGAATACTTGGTAGGTACAGTAAACACCCAAAGGCTGAtgttttatactccgtataatttaatGTTACTGCTATTGATAGTCTATCAGACTCGAACTAGGAttctttttataatataatgttcttGCTATTGATAGTCTATCAGTCTCAAACTAGGACAGGGTGATCAATTTACACAAATATAGTAGCTATTCATGTTCATGTTCTGCCAATAGCTGATAGGTGGAACCATGTCAAATTTGGATGTGAACTTGATTTTGGTAGTTTTCATCACTCAGTCACTTAAGAAGTTCCATGTTGTGGTAATCACCATTGAGGAGTTCTGGGTTCTGGTACTCACCATCTCTGTATTGGGGTTCAGGTTCTTTTTCTTGGTTTGCCAGTTCTTGCAGTGACAAAAGCTCTGCATGTTTGCCTGATTTAAGTAGCCTCATGCTCACTATTTTAGCATCAACATTCCCAGATACTGTAACCTTCTGCTCTTCAACATCCATGCTCACATGATAAACCCCTGAGTAGAAACCCCATACAACACTATAATTTAGGCAACCAAAGAATGAGCTTTTTTTTTAGAGTACTAAAGTAAAACATGCAAGACGGAACAAGAAGGTTTCATACCTTCAATCTTCTTGAGGAGTTTCTTCACTTTCTTCCTGCACCCTAGACAGTTAATCTGAACTTTGAGGACATCGGTCTgcaaaaacaagaagaaaaggaCAGAAACATGTTACAGACATTAATAGTAATTTAGGAAGATA of Ipomoea triloba cultivar NCNSP0323 chromosome 3, ASM357664v1 contains these proteins:
- the LOC116012503 gene encoding nucleolin-like, translated to MIGRRLYQLSPLPSIFRIATTQGFSNAGNPFRNGSAFSHLLQAQAARSYARSRHYYDLFKGRVPGAKEFRKTWAKEMEDEDNCLWTGSEGESEPENEPSSLKKEIRKAKQRAIEHSDCIDADDSDELRSVWSGSDEEKTLWTGSEGDDDDDIPTEAYPNEKSDEYIDKLFEFDEKPKYRTLSEALKDEEEPEELSPGKQARKLAVENALKKLKKGPDGRYINVWEVMSDLDILIGAFENIISGPEYAELRQGGPRKLNMQFFKDIQARMRDPNYKFSPELKLKPKSKVVPRKKWQKVESRRRKARKR